The proteins below are encoded in one region of Gaiella occulta:
- the glgC gene encoding glucose-1-phosphate adenylyltransferase, producing MSASRVFAIVLAGGEGKRLAPLTADRAKPAVPFAGNYRLVDFALSNLVNAGMLRIAVLTQYKSHSLDRHVTTTWRLSPLLGNYVTPVPAQMRRGPHWFAGSADAIYQNLNLIADERPRTICVFGADHIYRMDPRQMIEQHIALGAGVTVAGIRVPIESAGAFGVIETEPDGRMIRAFREKPSDPEPMPGEPTMVLASMGNYVFDAGVLIDAVTRDAQDPRSAHDLGGNIIPMLVEQGKAHVWDFASSDVPGTSDRDRAYWRDVGTLDAYYDAHMDLISVDPVFNLYNEEWPILTAPEPLPPAKFVFDEGDRVGVATNSMVCAGVVVSGGTVRRSILSPGVHVHSFAEVEGSVLMHDVDVGRGAIVRNAIVDKNVRIAAGARVGVDAEADRARFPTSRNGIVVIGKGQTVEA from the coding sequence CTTCGCGCTCTCGAACCTCGTCAACGCCGGCATGTTGCGCATCGCGGTGCTGACGCAGTACAAGAGCCACAGCCTCGACCGCCACGTGACGACCACCTGGCGGCTGTCGCCGCTGCTCGGCAACTACGTGACGCCGGTGCCGGCGCAGATGCGACGCGGCCCGCACTGGTTCGCGGGCTCGGCCGACGCCATCTACCAGAACCTCAACCTCATCGCGGACGAGCGCCCCCGCACCATATGCGTCTTCGGGGCCGACCACATCTACCGCATGGACCCGCGACAGATGATCGAGCAGCACATCGCCCTCGGCGCCGGCGTCACGGTCGCCGGCATCCGCGTGCCGATCGAGAGCGCGGGCGCGTTCGGGGTGATCGAGACCGAGCCCGACGGCCGCATGATCCGTGCCTTCCGCGAGAAGCCGTCCGATCCCGAGCCGATGCCGGGCGAGCCGACCATGGTGCTCGCGTCGATGGGCAACTACGTGTTCGACGCCGGCGTGCTCATCGACGCCGTCACGCGCGACGCGCAGGACCCGCGCTCGGCGCACGACCTCGGCGGCAACATCATCCCCATGCTCGTCGAGCAGGGAAAGGCGCACGTGTGGGACTTCGCGAGCAGCGACGTGCCGGGCACGAGCGACCGCGACCGCGCCTACTGGCGCGACGTCGGGACCCTCGACGCGTACTACGACGCGCACATGGACCTGATCTCCGTCGACCCCGTGTTCAACCTCTACAACGAGGAGTGGCCGATCCTGACCGCGCCGGAGCCTCTGCCGCCCGCCAAGTTCGTCTTCGACGAGGGAGACCGCGTGGGTGTCGCCACCAACTCGATGGTGTGCGCCGGCGTCGTGGTCTCGGGCGGCACGGTGCGGCGCTCGATCCTCTCGCCGGGCGTTCACGTGCACTCCTTCGCCGAGGTCGAGGGGTCGGTGCTCATGCACGATGTCGACGTGGGCCGCGGCGCGATCGTGCGCAACGCGATCGTCGACAAGAACGTCCGCATCGCCGCGGGCGCGCGGGTCGGCGTCGACGCCGAAGCCGACCGCGCGCGCTTCCCGACGTCGCGCAACGGCATCGTCGTCATCGGCAAGGGGCAGACGGTCGAGGCATGA